The following proteins are co-located in the Triplophysa dalaica isolate WHDGS20190420 chromosome 2, ASM1584641v1, whole genome shotgun sequence genome:
- the LOC130437246 gene encoding uncharacterized protein LOC130437246 isoform X2, protein MATKQYAVVEFSDDNSVEIVPTSWLEESKEGKIFCYWTFSNVRQLVKGCSLPDRINWRKLQLKKIWLKTGSYSTAVEKCSRVVETSNIETEDTTRTKKRAQKKPKRFLSEKDSSSSDDCRVLAKKKSEKSICKPVPPKYTPLSKTPLDMDNNDISSGCSVNSEESLQKYPQQSVSYNLQVAKELLLEEPQSSSEAATKNYRTKVLQKLQDIVENQQEILAMQRQLLASTAVMVVEDGGDLLHNGPCQTVEELQLLDSELAHKDKQIKMMNYLRSLGGLNPGAAVRKMLRKIALNEVLGAYSLKGKKNKKAFQDLQICNLVIGATQKNFRKLRATDVEDEISLVLKYAPHRHLK, encoded by the exons ATGGCCACAAAACAGTATGCAGTGGTGGAATTTTCAGACGACAATTCGGTCGAAATTGTCCCCACCTCATGGTTGGAGGAGAGCAAAGag GGAAAAATATTCTGCTATTGGACTTTTTCCAATGTGCGGCAGCTTGTGAAAGGCTGCAGTTTACCTGACAGGATCAACTGGAGGAagttacagttaaaaaaaatttggcTGAAAACAG gCTCATACAGCACAGCTGTAGAAAAATGTTCCCGTGTTGTGGAGACTTCAAATATTGAAACAGAGGACACCACAAGAACTAAAAAGAGGGCACAGAAGAAGCCAAAGAGATTTCTGTCAGAAAAAGATTCCTCCTCAAGTG atGATTGTAGAGTTTTAGCAAAGAAGAAGTCAGAAAAAAGTATATGCAAACCTGTTCCACCTAAAT acacACCCTTGTCCAAGACTCCTCTGGACATGG ACAACAATGACATTTCAAGTGGTTGTTCTGTAAATT CAGAAGAATCTCTGCAGAAGTACCCACAGCAAAGTGTGTCTTACAATCTTCAAG TTGCCAAAGAGCTCCTTTTAGAAGAGCCCCAGTCTTCGTCTGAAGCAGCAACAAAGA ACTATCGCACAAAAGTCTTGCAAAAGTTGCAAGACATTGTTGAAAACCAACAAGAAATCCTGGCCATGCAGCGACAATTGCTGGCTTCTACAGCTGTGATGGTAGTAGAGGATGGAGGGGACCTTCTTCACAATGGGCCGTGTCAGACAGTGGAAGAACTTCAGCTGCTGGATTCTGAACTTGCCCACAAggacaaacaaataaagatg aTGAACTACCTTCGATCCCTTGGGGGCTTAAATCCTGGTGCTGCGGTCCGCAAAATGTTGCGCAAGATTGCCCTAAATGAGGTCTTGGGGGCCTACAGtctgaaaggaaagaaaaataaaaaggccTTCCAAGACCTACAAATTTGTAACTTAGTAATAG GagcaacacaaaaaaactttaGGAAGCTGAGGGCAACTGATGTGGAGGACGAAATTTCTCTAGTTTTAAAATATGCCCCACACAGGCATTTGAAATG a
- the LOC130435623 gene encoding zinc finger protein 260-like, which produces MMTSQADGMCSRHTEDSQLSLTLLCYTDTNPTDAQDTVCDSNHTLNQDESTDQTSTESLDSVCNAGEQQILNTRPLNMCFVRLMDCRKLMEMKKQTTEEEEDHTDEDENHEDDDDEDEDDDDFIPSDESSETEEIQRKEKKHECPHCEKRFYTAYYFERHMRAHTGEKLFLCSECGKTFTNSSNLKSHQKIHTEKLHQCSHCDKRFHSKSYLMVHERIHTGEKPFLCSECGKSFTNSAALTDHQRVHTGEKPYLCSVCGKSFRKSRSFKNHQRVHTGEKPHHCSFCGKRFSRHDNLKTHERLHTGEKPYKCCQCDKAFTQRVLLKLHQKVHTGEKSTRFKQEFYLCLYFCVQVLMMTSQVDGMRSRHTQDSELSLILLCYSDTNPTDAQDTVCDSNHTLNQDESTDQTSTESLDSVCNAGEQQILNTRPLNMCSVRLMDCRKLMEMRRQTIEEEEHHTDEDENHHDDDEDDDFIPSDESSETEEIQRKEKKHECPHCEKRFYTASRFEKHVRLHTDEKRFLCSECGKTFKNSGYLKLHQKIHSEKLHQCSHCDKRFHQKSYLMVHERIHTGEKPFLCSECGKSFTRKNKLTDHQRVHTGEKPYLCNVCGKSFTRSGAFKDHQRVHTGEKPHHCSFCGKRFSRRNNLKTHERLHTGEKPYKCCQCDKAFTQRVLLKLHQKVHTGEKSTR; this is translated from the exons ATGATGACGTCACAGGCTGACGGGATGTGCTCCAGACATACTGAAGACTCACAGCTCAGCCTCACTTTACTCTGTTATACTGACacaaaccccacagacgctcaggacactgtgtgtgacagtaatcacaccttgaatcaggatgaatctactgatcaaacctccacagagtctctggattctgtctgtaacgctggagaacagcagatcctgaacaccagaccactcaacatgtgttttgtcagattgatggactgcaggaaactgatggagatgaaaaaacaaacaacagaagaagaagaagatcacactgatgaagatgagaatcatgaagatgatgatgatgaagatgaagacgACGATGATTTTATTCCCTCAG ATGAGAGCAGTGAAACGGAAGAGATTCAAAGGAAGGAAAAAAAGCACGAGTGTCCTCACTGTGAGAAGAGATTTTACACTGCATATTATTTTGAAAGacacatgcgcgcacacactGGTGAGAAACTGTTTCTGTGCAGCGAATGtggaaaaacatttacaaattcaaGTAATTTAAAATCAcaccaaaaaatacacactgagAAGCTCCATCAGTGTTCACACTGTGACAAACGTTTCCATTCGAAGTCATATTTGATGGTTCatgagagaattcacactggagagaaacctttcCTCTGCTCcgagtgtggaaagagttttactaATTCAGCTGCTCTCACAGATCAtcagagagttcacactggagaaaaaccttatCTCTGTAGTGTTTGTGGAAAGAGCTTTAGAAAATCACGTTCTTTCAAGAATCATCAGAGAGTTCACACGGGAGAAAAACCTCATCACTGCAGTTTTTGTGGGAAGCGTTTTAGTCGACATGACAATTTGAAGACACACGAGAGACTTCatactggagaaaaaccttacAAATGCTGTCAGTGTGACAAGGCGTTTACTCAGCGAGTTCTTCTGAAACTCCATCAGaaagttcacactggagagaaatcCACCAGAT TTAAACAAGAGTTTTAtctctgtttgtatttttgtgttcaggtgCTGATGATGACGTCACAGGTGGATGGGATGCgctccagacacacacaggacTCAGAGCTCAGCCTTATTTTACTCTGTTATAGTGACacaaaccccacagacgctcaggacactgtgtgtgacagtaatcacaccttgaatcaggatgaatctactgatcaaacctccacagagtctctggattctgtctgtaacgctggagaacagcagatcctgAACACCAGACCACTCAACATGTGTTCTGTCAGATTGATGGACTGCAGGAAACTGATGGAGATGAGAAGACAAACcatagaagaagaagaacatcaCACGGATGAAGATGAGAAtcatcatgatgatgatgaagacgatGATTTTATTCCTTCAg ATGAGAGCAGTGAAACAGAAGAGATTCAAAGGAAGGAAAAAAAGCACGAGTGTCCTCACTGTGAGAAGAGATTTTACACTGCATCTCGTTTTGAAAAACATGTGCGTTTACACACTGATGAGAAACGGTTTCTGTGCAGCGAATgtggaaaaacatttaaaaattcaGGTTATTTAAAATTACACCAAAAAATACACTCTGAAAAGCTCCATCAGTGTTCACACTGTGACAAACGTTTCCATCAGAAGTCATATTTGATGGTTCatgagagaattcacactggagagaaacctttcCTCTGCTCcgagtgtggaaagagttttactcGCAAGAATAAACTCACAGATCAtcagagagttcacactggagaaaaaccttatCTCTGCAATGTTTGTGGGAAGAGCTTTACTCGGTCTGGTGCTTTCAAAGATCATCAGAGAGTTCACACGGGAGAAAAACCTCATCACTGCAGTTTTTGTGGGAAGCGTTTTAGTCGACGTAACAATTTGAAGACACACGAGAGACTTCatactggagaaaaaccttacAAATGCTGTCAGTGTGACAAGGCGTTTACTCAGCGAGTTCTTCTGAAACTCCATCAGaaagttcacactggagagaaatcCACCAGATAA
- the LOC130437780 gene encoding zinc finger protein 239-like has product MCSVTLMDCRKLMEMKTELTVKEEQTDEDQALFSSPKMMNSGNMGEIKTEPKPEEEEQTDADFVPSDESGDSCGDGETASTSKQRLTAQTLSCITCGKTFSSQRRLETHERKHTEQKLFTCRRCDISFPTLQEKKLHSQEHRDKKHFDCQQCGKNCVSSFSLIRHMRIHTGEKPFHCSECDKYFSTKGTLVAHQRIHTGEKPHKCPQCEIRFGRRINLKRHMCVHTNERPYQCSECGKTFKQLNYLQDHRRTHSLEKLYQCSHCDKHFCQKAHLITHERIHTGEKPYHCSVCEKRFTQYTTLQMHNRTHTGERPFKCSQCDKTFAQSGVLRTHERVHTGEKPYQCSICGERFTYLGIFNSHQKKHAEEQTALESS; this is encoded by the exons ATGTGTTCTGTCACACTGATGGACTGCAGGAAACTGATGGAGATGAAGACTGAACTCACAGTAAAGGAAGAACAGACTGATGAAGATCAAGCTTTGTTTTCTTCACCTAAAATGATGAACAGCGGGAACATGGGGGAGATAAAAACTGAACCCAAGCCTGAAGAGGAAGAACAGACTGATGCAGATTTTGTTCCTTCAG atgagagcggtgattcatgtggtgatggagaaacggcctctacatcaaaacagcgactgacagcacaaactctttcctgcatcacctgtggaaagacattcagttcacagagacgtttagagacacatgagagaaaacacacagaacagaaactcttcacctgcaggagatgtgacatcagctttcctaccttacaagagaagaaacttcattcacaagagcacagagacaagaaacactttGACTGTCAGCAGTGTGGGAAGAATTGTGTCTCCTCTTTTAGTCTGATACgtcacatgaggattcacactggagaaaaacctttccactgcagtgaatgtgacaaatatttcagCACCAAAGGAACTCTTGTTGCTCATCAGAGAATTCATACAGGGGAAAAACCACACAAATGTCCTCAGTGTGAGATTAGATTCGGCCGTAGAATTAATCTGAAGAGACACATGTGTGTCCACACCAATGAGAGACCATATcagtgcagtgaatgtggaaaaaccttCAAGCAGTTAAATTATCTACAGGACCACAGAAGAACTCACTCTCTGGAGAAACTCTATCAGTGTTCACACTGTGATAAACACTTCTGTCAGAAAGCTCATCTGATCACTCatgagagaattcacactggagagaaaccttaccaCTGCAGTGTTTGTGAGAAGAGATTCACTCAATATACTACCCTACAAATGCATAATAGAACTCACACAGGTGAAAGACCCTTcaaatgttctcagtgtgacaagacGTTTGCTCAATCAGGTGTCTTGAGAACCCatgagagagttcacactggagagaaaccttatcaatGCTCCATCTGTGGAGAGAGATTCACTTATTTAGGAATTTTTAATTCTCATCAGAAGAAACatgctgaagaacaaactgCACTGGAATCATCATAA
- the LOC130435630 gene encoding zinc finger protein 271-like yields the protein MLRSIVVKVESNPTDAQDTVCDSNHTLNQDESTDQTSTESLDSVCNAGEQQILNTRPLNMCSVTLMDCRKLMEMKTQTTEEEEEQEQHNTDGDKDDDDFIPSVLDESGDSCGDGETASTSKQRLTAQTLSCITCGKTFSSQRRLETHERKHTEQKLFTCTRCDISFPTLQEKKLHSQEHRDEKHFHCQQCGRACISSSSLKIHMMSHTDEKPFHCSECDKYFRSKSNLVDHNRIHTGEKPHKCPHCDKRFNHSSHVKIHVRVHTNERPYQCSECGKTFTGSSSLKSHQKTHSEEKLYQCSHCDKCFRHKSNLITHERTHTGEKPYLCSHCGKRFSHPHHFRDHQRVHTGEKPHHCSVCEKSFKRHSNLVNHQRIHSGERLYKCSQCDKTFGRPDVLRTHERVHTGEKPYQCSICGERFTYLGSFNSHQKKHAEEQTALESSYQLSSDLTHYCHLLFELRPKKDKHQALRAYITLIFTCFLCVFRHQTSTESLDSVCNAGEQQILNTRPLKMCSVTLMDCRKLMEMKTELTVKEEQTDEDENHDDFVPSGKLESDENLEIKTEETSDKDQTGEDENDGGDGFTPSDESGDSCGDEETASTSKQRLTAQTLSCITCGKTFSSQRRLETHERKHTEQKLFTCTRCDISFPTLQEKKLHAQEHRDEKHFDCQLCGRSFSSSSNLKIHTRTHSDEKPFHCSECGKCFRTKGNLVLHQRVHTGEKPYKCPQCEKRFSHSSHVKIHVRVHTNERPYQCSECGQAYKRSYDLKLHLKQHTKKQLYQCSRCDKRFCQKSNLITHERTHTGEEPYVCSQCGKSFTDRSTFIIHKRIHTGEEPYDCSLCGKSFNCQHNCLKHQRT from the exons ATGTTGAGATCA attgTGGTAAAGGTCGAGTcaaaccccacagacgctcaggacactgtgtgtgacagtaatcacaccttgaatcaggatgaatctactgatcaaacctccacagagtctctggattctgtctgtaacgctggagaacagcagatcctgaacaccagaccactgaacatgtgttctgtCACACTGATGGATTGCAGGAAACTGATGGAGATGAAAACACAAaccacagaagaagaagaagaacaagaaCAACATAACACTGATGGAgataaagatgatgatgattttattCCTTCAG TTCTAGATGAGAGCGGTGATTCATGTGGTGATGGAGAAACGGCCTCTACATCAAAACAGCGACTGACAGCACAAACTCTTTCCTGCATCACCTGTGGaaagacattcagttcacagagacgtttagagacacatgagagaaaacacacagaacagaaactcttcacctgcaccagatgtgacatcagctttcctaccttacaagagaagaaacttcattcacaagagcacagagacGAGAAACACTTTCACTGTCAGCAGTGTGGGAGAGCTTGTATCTCGTCTTCTAGTCTGAAGATTCACATGATGTCACACACTGAtgaaaaacctttccactgcagtgaatgtgacaaatatttcagGTCCAAATCAAATCTTGTTGATCATAATAGAATTCACACGGGAGAAAAACCGCACAAGTGTCCTCACTGTGACAAGAGATTTAACCATTCATCTCATGTTAAGATACACGTGCGTGTCCACACCAATGAGAGACCGTATcagtgcagtgaatgtggaaaaaccttTACAGGATCAAGTTCTTTAAAGTCGCaccaaaaaacacattctgaGGAGAAACTCTATCAGTGTTCACACTGTGATAAATGTTTCCGTCATAAATCTAATCTGATAACTCATgagagaactcacactggagagaaaccttatctctgctctcactgtggaaagagattTTCTCATCCACATCATTTCAGAGATCATCAGAGAGTTCATACTGGAGAAAAACCTCATCACTGCAGTGTTTGTGAGAAGAGTTTCAAGCGTCACAGCAATTTAGTGAATCATCAGAGAATTCATTCAGGTGAAAGACTTTAtaaatgttctcagtgtgacaagacGTTTGGTCGACCAGACGTCCTGAGAACCCatgagagagttcacactggagagaaaccttatcaatGCTCCATCTGTGGAGAGAGATTCACTTATTTAGGAAGTTTTAATTCTCATCAGAAGAAACatgctgaagaacaaactgCACTGGAATCATCATA TCAGCTGTCATCCGATTTGACGCATTACTGCCACCTTCTGTTTGAGCTTCGCCC aaagaaagacaaacatcaagcgCTGCGTGCTTACATCACTTTGATTTTCACGTGCTTTCTGTGTGTATTTCGTCatcaaacctccacagagtctctggattctgtctgtaacgctggagaacagcagatcctgAACACCAGACCACTGAAAATGTGTTCTGTCACACTGATGGACTGCAGGAAACTGATGGAGATGAAAACAGAACTCACAGTAAAGGAAGAACAgactgatgaagatgagaatCATGATGATTTTGTTCCTTCAGGCAAACTGGAGAGTGATGAGAACCTGGagataaaaacagaagaaacatcAGACAAAGATCAGACTGGTGAAGATGAGAATGATGGTGGTGATGGTTTTACTCCTTCGG atgagagcGGTGATTCATGTGGTGATGAAGAAACGGCCTCTACATCAAAACAGCGACTGACAGCACAAACTCTTTCCTGCATCACCTGTGGaaagacattcagttcacagagacgtttagagacacatgagagaaaacacacagaacagaaactcttcacctgcaccagatgtgacatcagctttcctaccttacaagagaagaaacttcatGCACAAGAGCACAGAGACGAGAAACACTTTGACTGTCAGCTGTGTGGCAGGAGTTTTAGCTCGTCTTCTAATCTAAAGATTCACACGAGGACACACAGTGAtgaaaaacctttccactgcagtgaatgtggcAAGTGTTTCAGAACCAAAGGAAATCTTGTTCTTCATCAGAGAGTTCACACGGGAGAAAAACCGTACAAGTGTCCTCAGTGTGAGAAGAGATTCAGCCATTCATCTCATGTTAAGATACACGTGCGTGTCCACACTAATGAGAGACCGTATcagtgcagtgaatgtggaCAAGCCTATAAGAGGTCATATGATCTAAAGTTACACCTAAAACAACACACTAAGAAGCAACTCTATCAGTGTTCACGCTGTGATAAACGTTTCTGTCAGAAATCTAATCTGATAACTCATGAGAGAACTCACACCGGTGAAGAACCTTACGTCTGctctcagtgtggaaagagctttACTGATCGAAGTACTTTTATAATTCAtaagagaattcacactggagaagaACCTTATGACTGCAGTCTTTGTGGGAAGAGTTTTAATTGTCAgcacaattgtttaaaacatcagagaacttaa
- the LOC130437246 gene encoding uncharacterized protein LOC130437246 isoform X1 produces the protein MATKQYAVVEFSDDNSVEIVPTSWLEESKEGKIFCYWTFSNVRQLVKGCSLPDRINWRKLQLKKIWLKTGSYSTAVEKCSRVVETSNIETEDTTRTKKRAQKKPKRFLSEKDSSSSDDCRVLAKKKSEKSICKPVPPKYTPLSKTPLDMDNNDISSGCSVNSEESLQKYPQQSVSYNLQGCAKFAKELLLEEPQSSSEAATKNYRTKVLQKLQDIVENQQEILAMQRQLLASTAVMVVEDGGDLLHNGPCQTVEELQLLDSELAHKDKQIKMMNYLRSLGGLNPGAAVRKMLRKIALNEVLGAYSLKGKKNKKAFQDLQICNLVIGATQKNFRKLRATDVEDEISLVLKYAPHRHLK, from the exons ATGGCCACAAAACAGTATGCAGTGGTGGAATTTTCAGACGACAATTCGGTCGAAATTGTCCCCACCTCATGGTTGGAGGAGAGCAAAGag GGAAAAATATTCTGCTATTGGACTTTTTCCAATGTGCGGCAGCTTGTGAAAGGCTGCAGTTTACCTGACAGGATCAACTGGAGGAagttacagttaaaaaaaatttggcTGAAAACAG gCTCATACAGCACAGCTGTAGAAAAATGTTCCCGTGTTGTGGAGACTTCAAATATTGAAACAGAGGACACCACAAGAACTAAAAAGAGGGCACAGAAGAAGCCAAAGAGATTTCTGTCAGAAAAAGATTCCTCCTCAAGTG atGATTGTAGAGTTTTAGCAAAGAAGAAGTCAGAAAAAAGTATATGCAAACCTGTTCCACCTAAAT acacACCCTTGTCCAAGACTCCTCTGGACATGG ACAACAATGACATTTCAAGTGGTTGTTCTGTAAATT CAGAAGAATCTCTGCAGAAGTACCCACAGCAAAGTGTGTCTTACAATCTTCAAGGTTGTGCAAAAT TTGCCAAAGAGCTCCTTTTAGAAGAGCCCCAGTCTTCGTCTGAAGCAGCAACAAAGA ACTATCGCACAAAAGTCTTGCAAAAGTTGCAAGACATTGTTGAAAACCAACAAGAAATCCTGGCCATGCAGCGACAATTGCTGGCTTCTACAGCTGTGATGGTAGTAGAGGATGGAGGGGACCTTCTTCACAATGGGCCGTGTCAGACAGTGGAAGAACTTCAGCTGCTGGATTCTGAACTTGCCCACAAggacaaacaaataaagatg aTGAACTACCTTCGATCCCTTGGGGGCTTAAATCCTGGTGCTGCGGTCCGCAAAATGTTGCGCAAGATTGCCCTAAATGAGGTCTTGGGGGCCTACAGtctgaaaggaaagaaaaataaaaaggccTTCCAAGACCTACAAATTTGTAACTTAGTAATAG GagcaacacaaaaaaactttaGGAAGCTGAGGGCAACTGATGTGGAGGACGAAATTTCTCTAGTTTTAAAATATGCCCCACACAGGCATTTGAAATG a